A genomic stretch from Hymenobacter psoromatis includes:
- a CDS encoding adenylate kinase, with the protein MHNIVLFGPPGAGKGTQSQKLIAKYHLVHLSTGDLLRAQIAEGTALGLQAKKLMDEGLLVPDAVVIGMIGNALEKNKQAVGFIFDGFPRTVAQAESLDHLLAEHNTSVACMVALEVGEQELVKRLLERGKTSGRPDDQDEAKIRRRVQVYNTETAQVAGHYANQQKFHPLNGIGEIESIFAQISDIINKHQPAEKAASAAATREVKA; encoded by the coding sequence ATGCATAACATCGTCCTCTTCGGCCCGCCCGGCGCGGGCAAAGGCACCCAAAGCCAGAAGCTCATTGCCAAGTATCACCTCGTGCACCTGAGCACCGGCGACCTGCTGCGCGCCCAAATTGCCGAGGGCACCGCCCTGGGCCTGCAAGCCAAAAAGCTGATGGACGAAGGCTTGCTCGTGCCCGATGCCGTGGTTATTGGCATGATTGGCAACGCGTTGGAGAAAAATAAGCAAGCGGTGGGCTTCATCTTCGACGGCTTTCCGCGCACCGTGGCCCAGGCCGAAAGCCTCGACCACCTGCTGGCCGAGCACAACACGAGCGTAGCCTGCATGGTGGCCCTCGAAGTAGGCGAGCAGGAGCTGGTGAAGCGCCTGCTGGAGCGCGGCAAAACCAGCGGCCGCCCCGATGACCAGGACGAGGCCAAAATCCGCCGCCGCGTGCAGGTCTATAATACCGAAACGGCGCAGGTAGCTGGCCACTACGCCAATCAACAAAAGTTTCACCCGCTCAACGGCATTGGCGAGATTGAAAGCATCTTCGCTCAAATCAGCGACATTATCAACAAGCACCAACCCGCTGAAAAGGCGGCTTCGGCCGCCGCTACGCGCGAGGTAAAGGCTTAA
- a CDS encoding ABC transporter ATP-binding protein, translating into MRSPTPRPILEARDVHKQYAAHTALDGVSLVVPEGSIFGLLGPNGAGKTSLIRIITQITGADSGEILFRGERLNPSHIGQIGYLPEERGLYKKMKVGKQLLYLAQLRGLSRTDAVQRIKSWLDRFDLKAWAEKNVEDLSKGMQQKVQFIATVLHEPSLIILDEPFSGFDPINANLIKDEILRLRDEGATIIFSTHRMESVEEMCDSIALINRSRKVLDGPVSVIRNQFKTNTYEVEGQGQLIVAHPDFEVVEQRERENSHFYARIQLHAGTTPNDLLRFLLGQVQIQAFREQIPSINEIFIRRVRETMPETLNETANALL; encoded by the coding sequence ATGCGAAGCCCTACCCCCCGGCCCATTCTGGAAGCCCGCGACGTGCATAAGCAGTACGCTGCCCACACTGCCCTCGATGGCGTGAGCCTGGTCGTGCCCGAAGGCAGCATCTTTGGGCTGCTCGGGCCCAACGGCGCGGGCAAAACTTCGCTCATTCGCATCATTACCCAGATAACAGGGGCCGACTCGGGCGAAATTCTGTTTCGCGGGGAGCGGCTGAACCCGAGCCACATTGGCCAGATTGGCTACCTGCCCGAGGAGCGGGGGTTGTATAAAAAGATGAAAGTGGGCAAACAGCTGCTGTACCTGGCCCAGCTGCGCGGCCTATCCCGCACCGATGCCGTGCAGCGCATCAAAAGCTGGCTCGACCGCTTTGACCTCAAGGCCTGGGCCGAAAAAAACGTGGAAGACCTCAGCAAGGGCATGCAGCAGAAGGTGCAATTTATTGCTACCGTGTTGCACGAGCCCAGCCTGATTATCCTCGATGAGCCGTTTTCGGGCTTCGACCCCATAAATGCCAACCTGATTAAGGACGAGATTCTGCGGCTGCGCGACGAGGGCGCGACCATTATCTTTTCAACCCACCGCATGGAATCGGTGGAGGAGATGTGCGACAGCATCGCCCTCATCAATCGCTCGCGCAAGGTGCTCGACGGGCCGGTGAGCGTCATCCGCAACCAGTTCAAAACCAATACTTACGAGGTCGAAGGGCAAGGGCAGCTCATCGTAGCCCACCCCGATTTTGAGGTGGTGGAGCAGCGGGAGCGCGAAAACAGCCATTTTTACGCCCGCATTCAGCTGCACGCCGGCACTACCCCCAACGACCTGCTGCGCTTCCTGCTGGGGCAGGTGCAAATACAAGCTTTCCGCGAGCAGATTCCGAGCATCAACGAGATTTTTATCCGGCGCGTGCGCGAAACTATGCCCGAGACCCTGAACGAAACCGCCAACGCTTTACTCTAA
- a CDS encoding ABC transporter permease, translated as MASKFLLVAQREYLTRVTKRAFVVLTLLVPLLFAGFGLFVAKIAQSDETTDIIDVRDDSGLNIASHLVSTPQLQFLPVESSLTTAKQNFQKEKHAGLLYLPAGLSQNDPQGVQFFGKGNISLNKESRVQTALTNAFAELKMQKSGLTQTQLDQLRAKVPLNSVSVDEAGKEKDSNSGVTTSIASALAVLIYFFIFLYGVQVMRGVGEEKSSRVMEVMLSAVKPFDLMMGKIVGIAGVGLTQFLLWGLLSWGATAVVVPLLLSDKTTKTEVVTTTPAGPAAAGPSASSSPLADGAAASAEQMNPAKRAGAVGGLVEMVHKLNIPIWTIVFGFIAYFLGGYLLYSALFGAVGAAVDDQTDTQQFMLPITMPLILSYIVGFTVILRNPDGPVAFWMSMIPFTSPVAMVIRLPFGVPAWQLALSIGLLIVGFVGTVWVAARIYRVGILMYGKKVTYRELSKWMFYKE; from the coding sequence ATGGCCTCCAAATTCTTACTCGTTGCCCAGCGCGAATACCTGACCCGCGTAACTAAGCGGGCGTTTGTGGTGCTTACGCTGCTCGTGCCGCTGCTCTTTGCCGGCTTCGGGCTGTTCGTTGCCAAAATTGCGCAGTCGGATGAGACGACTGACATCATTGATGTGCGCGACGACAGCGGCCTGAACATCGCCAGCCATTTGGTATCGACGCCGCAGCTGCAATTCCTGCCCGTAGAAAGCTCGCTGACTACGGCGAAGCAGAATTTTCAGAAGGAAAAACACGCTGGCCTGCTCTACCTACCCGCCGGCCTGAGCCAGAACGACCCCCAGGGCGTGCAGTTTTTTGGCAAAGGCAACATCAGCCTCAACAAGGAAAGCCGGGTGCAAACGGCCCTCACCAATGCCTTTGCCGAGCTGAAAATGCAGAAGTCGGGCTTAACCCAGACCCAGCTTGACCAGCTGCGGGCCAAGGTGCCGCTCAACTCGGTAAGCGTGGATGAGGCGGGTAAGGAAAAGGACAGCAACTCGGGCGTAACCACCAGCATCGCCTCGGCGCTGGCCGTGCTCATCTATTTTTTCATCTTCCTCTATGGCGTGCAGGTAATGCGGGGGGTAGGGGAGGAGAAGTCGAGCCGCGTGATGGAAGTAATGCTGTCGGCGGTGAAGCCATTTGACCTGATGATGGGCAAAATCGTGGGCATCGCGGGGGTCGGCCTCACGCAGTTTTTGCTGTGGGGCTTGCTCTCGTGGGGCGCTACCGCAGTGGTAGTGCCGCTGCTGCTGAGCGACAAAACCACTAAAACGGAGGTAGTTACCACTACCCCGGCTGGCCCAGCCGCCGCGGGGCCGTCGGCCAGCTCGTCGCCACTGGCTGACGGAGCCGCCGCCTCGGCCGAGCAGATGAACCCCGCCAAGCGTGCCGGAGCCGTTGGCGGCCTGGTTGAGATGGTGCACAAGCTCAATATTCCAATCTGGACGATTGTTTTTGGCTTTATCGCCTACTTCCTGGGCGGCTACCTGCTCTACAGCGCGCTGTTTGGGGCCGTGGGCGCGGCCGTGGACGACCAGACCGATACCCAGCAGTTTATGCTTCCCATCACGATGCCACTCATTCTGAGCTACATCGTAGGCTTCACGGTCATTCTGCGCAACCCCGACGGGCCGGTGGCTTTCTGGATGTCGATGATACCTTTTACCTCGCCGGTGGCAATGGTTATTCGGCTGCCATTTGGAGTGCCGGCGTGGCAGCTGGCGCTCTCCATTGGGCTGCTTATCGTGGGCTTCGTGGGCACGGTGTGGGTAGCGGCCCGCATCTACCGGGTAGGGATTTTGATGTATGGCAAGAAGGTGACGTATAGAGAGTTGTCGAAGTGGATGTTTTATAAGGAATAA
- a CDS encoding GTPase ObgE translates to MANNNFIDYVKINCRSGKGGAGSHHFFRAKGLPNGGPDGGDGGRGGHIILEGSTQLWTLLHLQYRKHLFAQDGEGGGGNLRSGAQGEDIVIQVPLGTVARDAETGEIKLEITQEGERRILTPGGRGGLGNDHFKTSTNQAPQYAQPGEPAVEEQVILELKLLADVGLVGFPNAGKSTLLSVVSAAKPKIADYAFTTLVPNLGVVAYRDFRSFVMADIPGIIEGAAEGKGLGTRFLRHIERNSMLLFMVSCDSKDIAAEYKVLLNELEQHNPDLLDKKRLLAITKSDMLDEELEADLLASLPPDMPPTVFISSLTNKNIQPLKDMIWGALHE, encoded by the coding sequence GTGGCTAATAATAATTTCATCGACTACGTAAAAATTAACTGCCGCTCGGGCAAGGGCGGCGCGGGCTCGCACCACTTCTTCCGGGCCAAGGGCCTGCCCAACGGCGGCCCCGACGGCGGCGACGGGGGTAGGGGCGGCCACATTATCTTGGAAGGCAGCACGCAACTCTGGACGCTGCTGCACCTGCAATACCGCAAGCACCTTTTTGCCCAGGATGGAGAGGGCGGCGGCGGCAACCTGCGCTCCGGCGCACAGGGCGAAGATATCGTCATCCAAGTACCGCTCGGCACGGTGGCCCGCGACGCCGAAACCGGCGAGATAAAGCTCGAAATCACTCAGGAGGGCGAGCGCCGCATCCTTACCCCCGGCGGGCGCGGCGGCCTTGGCAACGACCACTTCAAAACCTCCACTAACCAAGCGCCGCAGTACGCCCAGCCCGGCGAGCCTGCCGTGGAGGAGCAGGTGATTCTGGAGCTGAAGCTGCTGGCCGACGTAGGCCTCGTGGGCTTCCCCAACGCCGGCAAAAGTACCTTGCTATCAGTGGTTTCGGCGGCCAAGCCCAAGATTGCGGATTACGCTTTTACTACGCTGGTGCCCAACCTGGGCGTGGTGGCCTACCGCGATTTCCGGTCGTTTGTGATGGCTGATATTCCCGGCATCATCGAGGGCGCGGCCGAGGGTAAGGGCCTGGGTACGCGCTTCCTGCGCCACATCGAGCGCAACTCCATGCTGCTCTTTATGGTGAGTTGCGACAGCAAAGACATCGCCGCCGAATACAAGGTGCTGCTCAACGAACTGGAGCAGCACAACCCCGACCTGCTGGACAAAAAGCGCCTGCTGGCCATCACCAAATCCGATATGCTCGATGAGGAGTTGGAAGCCGACCTGCTCGCTTCCCTACCCCCCGATATGCCGCCCACGGTGTTTATCTCCAGCCTGACCAACAAAAATATCCAGCCGCTGAAGGATATGATTTGGGGCGCTCTACACGAGTAG
- a CDS encoding nucleotide exchange factor GrpE, whose translation MNPDDQPLTDSTAEHTAGEQDLATDATTPDAGASEGTTRAEADLAELKDKYLRLAAEFENYKRRTAKERTDLFKTANQELMVALLPVLDDFDRARQHTHGTQDPAALQNALDITYTKLNKTLQQKGLVPMDTKGGDFDAELHEAITQIPAPSDDLRGKIVDEIEKGYYLGDKVIRHAKVVLGQ comes from the coding sequence ATGAATCCTGACGACCAGCCACTAACCGATAGCACCGCCGAGCACACTGCCGGCGAGCAAGACCTTGCCACCGACGCTACTACCCCCGACGCTGGTGCCAGCGAGGGCACTACCCGCGCCGAAGCTGACCTGGCCGAGCTGAAAGACAAATACTTGCGCCTGGCCGCCGAGTTTGAGAACTACAAGCGCCGCACCGCCAAGGAGCGCACCGACCTTTTCAAAACCGCTAACCAGGAGTTGATGGTGGCCTTGCTGCCCGTGCTCGATGACTTTGACCGCGCCCGGCAGCATACGCACGGCACCCAGGACCCGGCCGCGCTGCAAAACGCGCTCGATATCACCTACACTAAGCTTAATAAAACCTTGCAGCAGAAGGGCTTGGTGCCGATGGATACCAAAGGCGGCGACTTCGATGCCGAGTTGCACGAGGCCATCACGCAGATTCCGGCGCCCAGCGACGATTTGCGCGGCAAGATTGTTGATGAGATTGAAAAAGGCTACTACTTAGGCGATAAGGTTATCCGGCACGCCAAGGTGGTACTGGGACAATAA
- a CDS encoding N-acetyl-alpha-D-glucosaminyl L-malate synthase BshA, with the protein MNIGIVCYPTFGGSGVVATELGKALAQRGHKVHFITYSQPVRLDFFNENVFYHEVYVPTYPLFQFPPYESALASKMVDIVQNEKLDVLHVHYAIPHASAAYLAKQILHSRGITVPVVTTLHGTDITLVGKDASYEPVVTFSINESDGVTAVSADLRRETYEYFPVERKIEVIPNFIDLKRFKKQDKSHFRAAIAPEGEKLLIHTSNFRAVKRVEDVLRIFCGVRKVIPAKLLLVGDGPDRSRMEKLARDLDCQRDVRFLGKLEAVEEVLSVGDLFLMPSENESFGLAALEAMACEMPVVSTNAGGIPELNVNNVTGMLSNIGDIDDMVKNSLYVLDDANLPRFKAAARARAEEFAVGNIVPLYEACYERAAQLALSVR; encoded by the coding sequence ATGAACATCGGCATTGTTTGCTACCCCACCTTTGGTGGCTCCGGCGTGGTCGCCACCGAGCTGGGCAAGGCCCTGGCCCAACGCGGCCACAAGGTCCATTTCATCACCTATAGCCAGCCGGTGCGGCTCGACTTTTTCAACGAAAACGTCTTCTACCACGAGGTGTACGTGCCCACCTACCCCCTCTTTCAGTTTCCGCCCTACGAGTCGGCGCTGGCCAGCAAGATGGTCGATATTGTGCAGAACGAAAAGCTTGACGTACTGCACGTTCACTACGCCATTCCGCACGCCTCAGCCGCCTACTTGGCCAAGCAGATTCTGCATTCGCGCGGCATCACGGTGCCCGTGGTTACGACCCTGCACGGCACCGATATCACGCTCGTGGGCAAAGATGCCAGCTACGAACCAGTGGTCACGTTCAGCATCAACGAGAGCGATGGCGTGACGGCCGTATCGGCCGATTTGCGCCGCGAAACCTACGAGTATTTCCCCGTCGAGCGCAAGATTGAAGTGATTCCCAACTTCATTGATTTGAAGCGCTTTAAGAAGCAGGATAAGAGCCACTTCCGGGCCGCCATCGCGCCCGAGGGTGAGAAACTGCTCATCCACACCAGCAATTTCCGGGCGGTGAAGCGGGTCGAAGACGTGTTGCGCATCTTCTGCGGCGTGCGCAAAGTCATTCCGGCCAAGCTGCTGCTGGTGGGCGACGGCCCCGACCGCTCGCGCATGGAAAAGCTGGCCCGCGACCTCGACTGCCAGCGCGACGTGCGCTTCCTGGGCAAGCTCGAAGCCGTGGAGGAAGTCCTCAGCGTGGGCGACCTGTTCCTGATGCCCTCTGAGAATGAGAGCTTTGGCCTCGCCGCCCTCGAAGCGATGGCCTGCGAAATGCCCGTGGTCAGCACCAACGCCGGCGGCATACCCGAGCTGAACGTCAACAACGTGACCGGCATGCTCAGCAACATCGGCGACATCGACGACATGGTGAAAAACTCGCTCTACGTGCTCGACGACGCCAACCTGCCCCGCTTCAAAGCCGCCGCCCGCGCCCGCGCCGAGGAGTTTGCCGTCGGCAACATCGTGCCGCTCTACGAAGCCTGCTACGAGCGCGCTGCGCAGCTGGCACTAAGTGTGCGGTAA
- a CDS encoding [Fe-S]-binding protein: protein MATTTLAPPIGLTPRALVEVKNIIQEKSVPADYGLRIGVQGGGCSGMSYLLGFDKAKDQDEVYDLDGVQLIMDKKHAMYVLGMEVDFQDGLNARGFIFNNPQAKSTCGCGSSFSA from the coding sequence ATGGCTACTACCACGCTAGCTCCACCTATCGGCCTCACTCCCCGCGCTTTAGTGGAGGTTAAAAATATTATTCAGGAGAAAAGCGTGCCCGCCGACTACGGCCTGCGCATTGGCGTGCAGGGCGGCGGCTGCTCGGGCATGAGCTACTTGCTGGGTTTCGACAAGGCCAAGGACCAGGACGAAGTGTACGACCTCGACGGCGTGCAGCTCATCATGGATAAAAAGCACGCCATGTACGTGCTGGGCATGGAGGTTGATTTTCAGGATGGCCTCAACGCCCGCGGCTTCATCTTCAACAACCCCCAGGCCAAGAGCACCTGCGGCTGCGGCTCGTCGTTTTCGGCGTAG
- a CDS encoding molecular chaperone DnaJ (chaperone Hsp40; co-chaperone with DnaK; Participates actively in the response to hyperosmotic and heat shock by preventing the aggregation of stress-denatured proteins and by disaggregating proteins, also in an autonomous, dnaK-independent fashion), with the protein MATVKRDYYEVLGIAKNAEGDVIKSAYRKMAIKYHPDKNPDDPTAEDKFKEAAEAYEILSDGDKRARYDRFGHQGGGGSGHAQNMEDIFSQFGDIFGGGGGGFEGFFGGGRGQGGRRVKKGSNLRIKLKLDLEEVANGVEKKIKVKRYVACQPCSGTGAKNGTELKTCATCQGTGQTKRVVNTMLGQMVSASTCPTCHGEGKTISTACDVCKGEGRQLHEEVIPINIPAGVANDMQLSMSGKGNFPERGGVPGDLLIQIEEEPHEFLKRDGNNIMFEQYISFMDAALGANLEVPTIEGKVKIKVDPGTQPGKILRLRGKGIKDLNGYGRGDQLIHLNVWTPKNVSSQEREILEKLRESDNFTPHPGKNEKGFFEKVKEYFQ; encoded by the coding sequence ATGGCAACCGTAAAGCGCGATTATTACGAAGTATTAGGGATAGCAAAAAATGCGGAAGGTGACGTTATCAAGTCGGCCTACCGCAAAATGGCTATCAAGTATCATCCTGATAAAAATCCCGACGACCCCACGGCCGAGGACAAGTTTAAGGAAGCCGCGGAGGCCTACGAGATACTGAGCGACGGCGACAAGCGGGCGCGCTACGACCGGTTTGGCCACCAGGGCGGCGGCGGCAGCGGCCACGCGCAGAACATGGAGGATATTTTCTCGCAGTTCGGCGATATTTTTGGTGGCGGCGGCGGGGGCTTCGAAGGCTTCTTCGGCGGCGGGCGCGGCCAGGGCGGCCGGCGCGTGAAGAAAGGCTCCAACCTGCGCATCAAGCTGAAGCTTGATTTGGAGGAAGTCGCCAACGGCGTCGAGAAAAAAATCAAGGTGAAGCGCTACGTGGCCTGCCAGCCGTGCAGCGGCACCGGTGCCAAAAACGGCACCGAGCTCAAAACCTGCGCCACCTGCCAGGGCACCGGCCAGACTAAGCGCGTGGTGAACACGATGCTCGGTCAGATGGTGAGCGCCAGCACGTGCCCTACCTGCCACGGCGAAGGCAAAACAATAAGCACAGCCTGCGACGTGTGTAAGGGCGAAGGCCGCCAGCTGCATGAGGAAGTCATTCCCATCAACATTCCAGCCGGCGTCGCCAACGATATGCAGCTGAGCATGAGCGGGAAAGGTAATTTTCCCGAGCGCGGCGGCGTGCCTGGCGATTTGCTCATCCAGATTGAGGAAGAGCCGCACGAATTTCTCAAGCGCGATGGCAACAACATCATGTTTGAGCAGTATATCTCCTTTATGGATGCGGCGCTGGGCGCGAACCTGGAGGTGCCTACCATTGAGGGCAAGGTCAAAATAAAGGTGGACCCCGGCACTCAGCCGGGCAAAATCCTGCGCTTGCGCGGCAAGGGTATTAAGGACCTGAACGGCTACGGCCGCGGCGACCAGCTCATTCATCTGAATGTGTGGACGCCCAAGAACGTGAGCAGTCAGGAGCGCGAAATCCTGGAAAAGCTGCGCGAGTCGGACAACTTCACGCCGCATCCCGGCAAGAATGAGAAAGGCTTTTTTGAGAAGGTAAAGGAGTACTTCCAATAA
- a CDS encoding iron-regulated protein translates to MNMLQKLIFLLLLPLLAFAPAGDRPAYRLFTAQGQPADYDQMLSQLAQADVVLFGEQHNDPIAHWLELQVAKDLARLKGPGKLVLGLEMFERDVQPLVAQYAAGTLPDSAFERQSRPWPNYATDYRPLLQWARAAQVPIIGTNVPRRYAQQVARGSLAALDQLPAEEKAYFAPLPLPVDYELPGYKNMAAMFGGDASAHGGGGARNIIQAQALKDATMAAYIRRSLGPGQTLLHLNGSYHSDHHDGIVAYLRAGKPALRIKTISMLTQSQLQQLNKENVDLADYILVVPDDMTKTY, encoded by the coding sequence ATGAATATGCTACAAAAACTGATTTTCCTCCTGCTGCTACCCCTGCTGGCCTTCGCGCCGGCCGGCGACCGGCCGGCTTACCGCCTCTTCACCGCCCAGGGCCAGCCCGCCGACTATGACCAGATGCTCAGCCAGTTGGCGCAGGCCGACGTGGTGCTCTTTGGTGAGCAGCACAACGACCCCATCGCGCACTGGCTGGAACTGCAGGTGGCCAAGGATTTAGCTCGGCTGAAAGGCCCCGGCAAGCTGGTGCTGGGCCTGGAGATGTTTGAGCGCGACGTGCAGCCGCTGGTGGCGCAGTACGCCGCCGGCACGCTGCCCGACTCGGCCTTTGAGCGCCAGAGCCGGCCCTGGCCCAACTATGCCACCGACTACCGGCCGCTGCTGCAATGGGCGCGCGCCGCGCAGGTGCCAATCATTGGCACCAACGTGCCGCGCCGCTACGCCCAGCAGGTAGCGCGCGGCTCCCTCGCGGCTCTCGACCAGCTGCCCGCCGAGGAAAAGGCGTACTTCGCGCCCCTACCCCTGCCAGTTGATTACGAGCTGCCGGGCTACAAGAATATGGCCGCCATGTTTGGTGGCGACGCTTCGGCCCACGGCGGCGGCGGGGCGCGCAACATTATTCAGGCACAGGCGCTGAAAGATGCCACGATGGCCGCCTACATCCGGCGCAGCCTCGGCCCCGGCCAAACGCTGCTGCACCTGAATGGCTCGTATCACTCCGACCACCACGATGGCATCGTGGCCTACCTGCGGGCGGGCAAGCCAGCCTTGCGCATCAAAACTATCAGCATGTTAACCCAGAGCCAGTTGCAGCAGCTGAACAAGGAGAATGTTGACTTGGCCGACTATATACTAGTAGTGCCCGACGACATGACCAAAACTTACTGA
- a CDS encoding hypoxanthine phosphoribosyltransferase has protein sequence MGQPLITLHDKAFRPYLSAAEIAEAIDKVALRLNADYAGRQPLFVVVLTGGFMFATDLLKRFTGNCEIVFIRVASYDGTGSTGQVQEIMGLREDVKGRDIILVEDIVDTGTTLNHLLPTLQANKPASIEIAAMFFKPASLRYRLNLKYIALEIPNDFVVGYGLDYDGLGRNLPDVYVAV, from the coding sequence ATGGGTCAACCCCTTATCACCCTTCACGACAAGGCTTTCCGGCCTTACCTCTCGGCCGCTGAAATCGCCGAAGCCATCGACAAGGTCGCCCTGCGCCTCAATGCTGACTACGCGGGCCGGCAGCCGCTCTTCGTGGTGGTGCTCACCGGCGGCTTCATGTTTGCCACCGACCTGCTCAAGCGCTTCACCGGCAACTGCGAGATTGTGTTCATCCGCGTGGCCTCGTACGACGGCACGGGCAGCACCGGGCAGGTGCAGGAAATAATGGGGCTGCGCGAAGATGTAAAGGGCCGCGATATTATTCTGGTCGAAGATATCGTGGACACCGGCACCACGCTCAACCACCTGCTACCCACGCTGCAAGCTAACAAGCCGGCTTCCATCGAGATAGCTGCCATGTTTTTTAAGCCCGCCAGCCTGCGCTACCGGTTGAATTTAAAATACATTGCCTTGGAAATTCCGAATGATTTTGTGGTCGGCTACGGCCTCGATTACGATGGGCTGGGTCGTAACTTGCCCGATGTGTACGTGGCTGTTTAG